From the Archangium lipolyticum genome, one window contains:
- a CDS encoding sensor histidine kinase, translated as MTSQEPVREADAARLLFVAGEGETRQVLERLRGTGLEVSSERVGTPESLKAALERPWDLAVCGAELAGLGFQEVAPLLREKALAFLVLTPRWDEAELHAALAAGAHGYLDMGRLAQVVLEVQREVRRARRQRRSELVASLNHDIRSPLNGIIGYCELLLLEEGGHLTPRGQRDLGMIKKSGKALLSLINDVLELIKIDAGQMLVERELLNFRELTEECADTVREQLEGKDVELTTQLTEQVYILRTDELKLRQVLLHLLSHAASVTPSGRIALTACAEGQEAIFTIEDTGGGIPEDELPLLFEEPGKGGGPPLGLVLARELTQVLGGSLSVRSIPGCGTTFTVRLPCLVEDEAG; from the coding sequence ATGACCAGTCAGGAGCCGGTGAGGGAGGCCGATGCCGCGCGCCTGCTCTTCGTGGCGGGAGAGGGCGAGACGCGGCAGGTATTGGAGCGGCTGAGGGGAACGGGGCTGGAGGTCTCCTCGGAGCGGGTGGGCACACCGGAGTCGCTGAAGGCGGCGCTGGAGCGTCCGTGGGACCTGGCCGTGTGTGGGGCGGAGCTGGCGGGGCTGGGCTTCCAGGAGGTGGCGCCGCTGTTGCGCGAGAAGGCACTGGCCTTCCTCGTGCTCACGCCGCGGTGGGATGAGGCGGAGCTGCACGCGGCCCTGGCGGCGGGAGCGCATGGCTACCTGGACATGGGGCGGCTGGCGCAGGTGGTGCTGGAAGTCCAGCGTGAGGTGCGGCGGGCCCGGCGCCAGCGCAGGAGCGAGCTCGTGGCCAGCCTCAACCATGACATCCGCTCACCCCTCAACGGCATCATCGGTTATTGCGAGCTCCTGCTGCTCGAGGAGGGCGGCCACCTGACGCCGCGCGGGCAGCGTGACCTCGGCATGATCAAGAAGAGTGGCAAGGCGCTGCTCTCGCTCATCAATGACGTCCTGGAGCTGATCAAGATCGACGCGGGCCAGATGCTGGTGGAGCGGGAGTTGTTGAACTTCCGGGAGCTGACCGAGGAGTGTGCCGACACGGTGCGCGAGCAGCTCGAGGGCAAGGACGTCGAGCTCACCACCCAGCTCACCGAGCAGGTGTACATCCTGCGGACAGACGAGCTGAAGCTGCGCCAGGTGCTGCTCCACCTGCTGTCCCACGCGGCCAGCGTCACCCCGTCCGGACGCATCGCGCTCACCGCGTGCGCCGAGGGCCAGGAAGCCATCTTCACCATCGAGGACACGGGAGGGGGCATTCCCGAGGACGAGCTCCCCTTGCTCTTCGAAGAGCCAGGCAAGGGAGGCGGTCCCCCCCTGGGGCTGGTGCTCGCCAGGGAGCTGACGCAAGTGCTGGGGGGCTCACTGTCCGTGCGGAGCATCCCGGGGTGTGGCACCACCTTCACGGTGCGGCTGCCCTGTCTCGTCGAGGACGAGGCGGGTTGA
- a CDS encoding aldo/keto reductase: MAETSAKTSGTFKIGGDLEVYRLGFGAMRITGQGIWGPPEDPAEARRTLKRVPELGINFIDTADSYGPHVSEELLAEVLAPYPKGMVIATKGGLTRHGPNVWPPLGRPEYLRQCVLMSLRRLKQERIDLWQLHRIDPKVPRDEQFGVMADMQREGLIRHLGLSEVNVEEVKAAGRFFKVATVQNLYNLVNRQSEEVLDYCAAQGIGFIPWYPLAAGSLAAPGGLLDTLAKKLSASPSQVALAWVLQRSPVMLPIPGTGKVRHLEENTAAAGITLSSDDFRALDAQGREAWQRSRR; encoded by the coding sequence ATGGCGGAGACGAGCGCGAAGACGAGCGGCACATTCAAGATTGGCGGAGACCTGGAGGTGTACCGGCTGGGATTCGGCGCGATGCGCATCACCGGCCAGGGCATCTGGGGACCCCCGGAGGACCCCGCGGAGGCCCGGAGGACCCTCAAGCGCGTGCCCGAGCTGGGCATCAACTTCATCGACACCGCGGACAGCTACGGCCCGCACGTGAGCGAGGAGCTGCTCGCGGAGGTGCTGGCCCCCTACCCCAAGGGAATGGTCATCGCCACCAAGGGCGGCCTCACCCGCCACGGGCCCAACGTCTGGCCCCCCCTCGGACGGCCCGAGTACCTGCGCCAGTGCGTGCTGATGAGCCTGCGCCGGCTGAAGCAGGAGCGCATCGACCTCTGGCAGTTGCACCGCATCGACCCGAAGGTGCCGCGCGACGAGCAGTTCGGCGTCATGGCGGACATGCAGCGCGAGGGCCTCATCCGGCACCTCGGCCTGAGCGAGGTGAATGTCGAGGAGGTCAAGGCCGCCGGCCGCTTCTTCAAGGTGGCGACGGTGCAGAACCTCTACAACCTCGTGAACCGTCAGAGCGAGGAGGTGCTCGACTACTGCGCCGCGCAAGGCATCGGGTTCATCCCCTGGTACCCGCTGGCCGCGGGAAGCCTCGCCGCCCCCGGCGGCCTGCTCGACACCCTCGCGAAGAAGCTCTCCGCCTCGCCCTCGCAGGTGGCGCTCGCGTGGGTGCTCCAGCGCAGCCCCGTCATGCTCCCCATCCCGGGCACGGGCAAGGTCCGCCACCTCGAGGAGAACACCGCGGCCGCCGGCATCACCCTCTCCAGCGACGACTTCCGCGCGCTCGATGCCCAGGGACGCGAGGCGTGGCAGCGCAGCCGGAGGTAG
- a CDS encoding M50 family metallopeptidase, which translates to MTTRALLACLVLATVASLFLWQTVWLYPFRLLVTLMHESGHAFTAWALGAQVGSVTISPATGGLTYHSGTGSLWKELLISSGGYVGSSVAGALLLVAAGRMRSGRALLWGLVAWMVAVAVLWVPLLPPDPGSAHALATGSSRSDGLFTLGFIAGMGALLGLVAWKGPVWLRRGLVVWIAALSCLMALQDIKGLLGFGLEVGVSDAHTMARLTYLPAPLWAAVWMAVSLGAMWLGLRSILRRRRLMASRGPMAGLSFR; encoded by the coding sequence ATGACCACCCGCGCCCTGCTGGCGTGCCTGGTGCTCGCCACCGTGGCCAGCCTCTTCCTCTGGCAGACGGTGTGGCTGTACCCCTTCCGGCTACTCGTCACCCTCATGCACGAGAGCGGGCACGCCTTCACCGCCTGGGCCCTGGGCGCTCAGGTGGGCAGCGTCACCATCAGCCCCGCCACGGGTGGGCTCACCTACCACTCCGGCACCGGCTCTCTCTGGAAGGAGCTGCTCATCTCCTCCGGCGGCTATGTGGGCTCCTCGGTGGCCGGTGCGCTGCTGCTGGTCGCCGCCGGCCGCATGCGCAGCGGACGGGCCCTGCTGTGGGGCCTCGTCGCCTGGATGGTGGCCGTGGCCGTCCTCTGGGTCCCCCTGCTCCCGCCCGACCCCGGCTCCGCCCACGCGCTCGCCACCGGCTCGTCTCGCTCGGATGGGCTCTTCACCCTCGGCTTCATCGCCGGCATGGGCGCCCTGCTCGGACTCGTCGCGTGGAAGGGTCCCGTCTGGCTCCGCCGGGGACTCGTGGTGTGGATCGCCGCGCTCTCCTGTCTCATGGCCCTGCAGGACATCAAGGGCCTGCTCGGCTTCGGCCTGGAAGTAGGCGTCTCCGACGCGCACACCATGGCACGGCTCACGTACCTGCCCGCTCCCCTCTGGGCCGCGGTGTGGATGGCCGTGTCGCTCGGGGCCATGTGGCTGGGATTGCGCTCCATCCTCCGGCGCCGGCGCCTCATGGCCTCCCGCGGCCCCATGGCCGGCCTGTCCTTCCGGTAG
- a CDS encoding M1 family aminopeptidase — MLTIALFELRRRLKMLSTWVYFGIFFVLACLAMNAAGGAFKTVMFGAAGGSKVLANSPFSLNSLLTLLGFAGVIITGGVMGQAVYQDFANGTHPLFFTAPISRVQYLLGRFLGALLTLLLIFSSIGLGARFGATMPWLDQSLIGPTVSGSYLRPYLLSILPNLFFTGALFFGMAALTRRILPVYVASVVLLVGYLIGSSLLRELDTKWVAALVDPFGMNALRLLTEYWTVAEKNTRLVPLEGWFLANRLLWVSVGAAVLGYTLVRFQRTHALAGGRSAETPAESSSGQVPLASLSVSRDFRGATYLRMLPRLAWLDLKETVKNVYFLVIVLAGVIFVLGTSRVIGVMFGTAVYPVTYMVLELVGGTFALFHFIIITFYSGELIWRERDARMNQLYDSLPVPGWLPFASKLLALMGVQVLLNAVVLVCGMLVQLFHGYTNFELGLYATDLFGYRLLDLWLLCVLAVLVHVLVNHKYVGHFVMVLYLLAGQFASEFGFQHNLYKYGTAPPETYSDMNGFGPFVAQMVWFRAYWALAALALAFVTHLLWVRGTETHVRWRLRLAGARASLPVRAGLALSVVAAVGAGAFIFHNTNRLNTFKTEHEDQAENADYEKQYKTLAKVAQPRIVSVKVEMDLFPEEPRMRARGTFGLVNKTAEPVKTVYVNLPPELKVYRMVVAGAETPSAQDTRLGFFTYTLPTPLAPGASAELQFELGMEPKGFRNTGAVTSLVENGTFLNSGVLPSLGYSEGRELQDDQQRKKQGLAPRPHMADASDMEARRNTYIASDSDWVTFEATVSTSPDQIALAPGYLQKEWTENGRRYFRYTMDSPILNFYSFLSARYEVKRDKWNDVAIEVFHHPGHAYNVDGMIQAVKDSLDYYTKNFGPYQHRQVRILEFPRYARFAQSFPNTIPYSESIGFIAKVDPEDPEDVDYPYYVTAHEVAHQWWAHQVIGGNVQGSTMLSETLSQYSALMVMKKKFGAEKMGRFLRYELDEYLRGRTFERKQEMPLVKVENQGYVHYKKGSLVMYALQDYVGEENVNRALSTYLKKVGFQQPPFTSSLELVAELRAVTPEHLQYVIHDFFERLTLYENRALKATYTEVGGGKYEVKVTAKVRKLEANGTGTESDLKLADWMDVGVLDEEGKPLYLEKVQVTKGDVEFTALVDKLPARAGVDPFNKLIDRKPNDNTVVVEKL, encoded by the coding sequence ATGCTCACGATCGCCCTCTTCGAGCTGCGTCGGCGGCTCAAGATGCTGTCCACCTGGGTCTACTTCGGCATCTTCTTCGTGCTCGCCTGCCTCGCGATGAACGCGGCGGGAGGCGCCTTCAAGACGGTGATGTTCGGCGCGGCGGGAGGCAGCAAGGTGCTCGCCAACTCGCCCTTCTCGTTGAACTCGCTGCTCACCCTGCTCGGCTTCGCCGGAGTCATCATCACCGGTGGAGTGATGGGGCAGGCGGTGTACCAGGACTTCGCCAATGGGACGCACCCGCTCTTCTTCACCGCGCCCATCTCGCGGGTGCAGTACCTGCTCGGGCGCTTCCTGGGAGCGCTGCTCACGCTGCTGCTCATCTTCTCGAGCATCGGCCTGGGGGCGAGGTTCGGCGCCACCATGCCCTGGCTGGACCAGAGCCTGATTGGCCCCACGGTGTCGGGCTCCTACCTGCGGCCCTACCTCCTCAGCATCCTGCCGAACCTGTTCTTCACCGGTGCGCTCTTCTTCGGGATGGCCGCGCTCACGCGCCGCATCCTCCCCGTCTACGTGGCGAGCGTGGTGTTGCTCGTGGGCTACCTGATAGGCAGCAGCCTGCTGCGGGAGCTGGACACGAAGTGGGTGGCCGCGCTGGTGGACCCGTTCGGCATGAACGCGCTGCGCCTGCTGACGGAGTACTGGACGGTGGCGGAGAAGAACACGCGCCTGGTGCCGCTCGAGGGCTGGTTCCTCGCCAACCGCCTGCTCTGGGTCTCGGTGGGGGCCGCCGTGCTCGGCTACACGCTCGTGCGCTTCCAGCGCACCCACGCGCTGGCGGGAGGCCGCTCGGCGGAGACGCCGGCCGAGTCCTCTTCCGGGCAGGTACCGCTCGCGTCCCTCTCCGTCTCGCGTGACTTCCGGGGCGCCACCTACCTGCGGATGCTGCCGCGCCTGGCGTGGCTGGACCTGAAGGAGACGGTGAAGAACGTCTACTTCCTGGTGATCGTTCTGGCGGGCGTCATCTTCGTGCTGGGGACCTCGCGCGTCATCGGCGTGATGTTCGGCACCGCCGTCTACCCGGTGACATACATGGTGCTGGAGCTGGTGGGCGGCACCTTCGCGCTCTTCCACTTCATCATCATCACCTTCTATTCGGGCGAGCTCATCTGGCGCGAGCGGGACGCGCGGATGAACCAGCTCTACGACTCGCTGCCCGTGCCCGGGTGGCTGCCCTTCGCCTCGAAGCTGCTGGCGCTCATGGGCGTGCAGGTGCTGCTCAACGCGGTGGTGCTCGTCTGCGGCATGCTGGTGCAGCTCTTCCACGGCTACACGAACTTCGAGCTCGGCCTCTACGCGACGGACCTCTTCGGCTACCGGCTGTTGGACTTGTGGCTGCTGTGCGTGCTGGCGGTGCTCGTGCACGTGCTGGTGAACCACAAGTACGTGGGCCACTTCGTGATGGTGCTCTACCTGCTGGCGGGCCAGTTCGCCTCGGAGTTCGGCTTCCAGCACAACCTCTACAAGTACGGCACCGCGCCGCCGGAGACGTACTCGGACATGAACGGCTTCGGTCCGTTCGTGGCGCAGATGGTGTGGTTCCGCGCGTACTGGGCGCTCGCCGCGCTGGCGCTGGCCTTCGTCACGCACCTGCTCTGGGTGCGAGGCACCGAGACGCATGTGCGCTGGCGGTTGCGGCTGGCGGGCGCGAGGGCCTCGCTGCCGGTGCGGGCGGGCCTGGCGCTGTCGGTGGTGGCGGCGGTGGGGGCGGGTGCCTTCATCTTCCACAACACCAACCGGCTCAACACCTTCAAGACGGAGCACGAGGACCAGGCGGAGAACGCCGACTACGAGAAGCAATACAAGACATTGGCGAAGGTGGCGCAGCCGCGCATCGTCTCGGTGAAGGTGGAGATGGACCTGTTCCCCGAGGAGCCGCGCATGAGGGCGCGAGGCACCTTCGGGCTGGTCAACAAGACGGCCGAGCCGGTGAAGACGGTGTACGTCAACCTGCCGCCGGAGCTGAAGGTGTACCGGATGGTGGTGGCGGGAGCGGAGACGCCGAGCGCACAGGACACGCGGCTGGGCTTCTTCACGTACACGCTGCCCACGCCGCTGGCGCCGGGGGCCTCGGCCGAGCTCCAGTTCGAGCTGGGGATGGAGCCGAAGGGCTTCCGCAACACGGGGGCGGTGACGTCGCTGGTGGAGAACGGCACCTTCCTCAACAGCGGCGTGCTGCCGTCGCTCGGATATTCGGAGGGCCGGGAGCTCCAGGACGATCAGCAGCGCAAGAAGCAGGGATTGGCCCCGCGGCCGCACATGGCGGACGCGAGTGACATGGAGGCCCGGCGCAACACATACATCGCCTCGGACTCGGACTGGGTGACCTTCGAGGCGACGGTGAGCACCTCGCCGGACCAGATCGCCCTGGCACCCGGCTACCTCCAGAAGGAGTGGACGGAGAACGGCCGCCGCTACTTCCGCTACACGATGGACAGCCCGATCCTGAACTTCTACTCGTTCCTGTCGGCGCGCTACGAGGTGAAGCGGGACAAGTGGAACGACGTGGCCATCGAGGTGTTCCATCACCCGGGTCACGCTTACAACGTGGACGGGATGATCCAGGCGGTGAAGGACTCGCTGGACTACTACACGAAGAACTTCGGGCCGTATCAGCACCGGCAGGTGCGCATCCTGGAGTTCCCGAGGTACGCGCGCTTCGCCCAATCGTTCCCCAACACCATTCCCTACTCGGAGAGCATCGGGTTCATCGCGAAGGTGGATCCGGAGGATCCCGAGGACGTGGACTATCCCTACTACGTGACGGCGCACGAGGTGGCGCACCAGTGGTGGGCGCACCAGGTCATCGGCGGGAACGTGCAGGGCTCGACGATGCTGTCCGAGACGCTGTCGCAGTACTCGGCGCTGATGGTGATGAAGAAGAAGTTCGGCGCGGAGAAGATGGGGCGCTTCCTGCGCTACGAGCTGGACGAGTACCTGCGGGGACGCACCTTCGAGCGCAAGCAGGAGATGCCGCTGGTGAAGGTAGAGAACCAGGGGTACGTGCACTACAAGAAGGGCAGCCTCGTGATGTACGCGCTGCAGGACTACGTGGGGGAGGAGAACGTGAACCGCGCGTTGTCCACGTACCTGAAGAAGGTGGGGTTCCAGCAGCCGCCCTTCACGAGCTCACTGGAGCTGGTGGCCGAGCTGAGGGCGGTGACACCGGAGCACCTGCAATACGTCATCCACGACTTCTTCGAGCGCCTGACGCTGTACGAGAACCGTGCGTTGAAGGCGACGTACACGGAGGTGGGGGGAGGGAAGTACGAGGTGAAGGTGACGGCGAAGGTGCGCAAGCTGGAGGCGAATGGAACGGGAACGGAGTCGGACCTGAAGCTGGCGGACTGGATGGATGTGGGAGTGCTCGATGAGGAGGGCAAGCCGCTCTATCTGGAGAAGGTTCAGGTGACGAAGGGGGACGTGGAGTTCACGGCGCTGGTGGACAAGCTTCCGGCGAGGGCGGGAGTGGATCCGTTCAACAAGCTGATCGACCGAAAGCCGAACGACAACACGGTGGTGGTGGAGAAGCTCTGA
- a CDS encoding ABC transporter ATP-binding protein, translating to MELRIQNLSKRYPNGTQALQDVTLTIKPGMFGLLGPNGAGKSTLMRTLATLQEADSGSAFLGDIDMLKDKDGVRRVLGYLPQDFGLYPKVTAEELLNHLATLKGISNPFERRKVVDALLHQTNLHHARRKQLGGFSGGMRQRFGIAQALLGNPKLLIVDEPTAGLDPEERVRFHNLLSEIGQDVIVILSTHIVSDVRDLCPQMAVLNGGRVLLTGAPEDIIARLEGRIWKKFVDKAELSGLQSALPVISHRLLMGRTLVHVYSEGAPDGSFSPAVPDLEDAYFATIKGHLAQDAASAPRVAVG from the coding sequence ATGGAGCTCCGCATCCAGAACCTGTCCAAGCGCTACCCGAACGGCACGCAGGCGCTGCAGGACGTCACGCTCACCATCAAGCCCGGCATGTTCGGGCTGCTCGGCCCCAACGGGGCGGGCAAGTCCACGCTGATGCGCACGCTGGCCACCCTCCAGGAGGCGGACAGCGGCAGCGCGTTCCTCGGCGACATCGACATGCTGAAGGACAAGGACGGGGTGCGCCGGGTATTGGGCTACCTGCCCCAGGACTTCGGCCTCTATCCGAAGGTGACGGCGGAGGAGCTGCTCAACCACCTGGCGACGCTCAAGGGCATCTCGAACCCCTTCGAGCGCAGGAAGGTGGTGGACGCGCTGCTGCACCAGACGAACCTGCACCACGCGCGCCGCAAGCAGCTGGGAGGCTTCTCCGGAGGCATGCGCCAGCGCTTCGGCATCGCCCAGGCGCTGCTGGGCAACCCCAAGCTGCTCATCGTGGACGAGCCCACGGCGGGTCTGGATCCGGAGGAGCGCGTCCGCTTTCACAACCTGCTGAGTGAAATCGGGCAGGACGTCATCGTCATCCTCTCCACGCACATCGTCTCGGACGTGAGGGATCTGTGCCCGCAGATGGCGGTGCTCAACGGGGGCCGGGTGCTGCTCACCGGCGCGCCCGAGGACATCATCGCCCGGCTGGAGGGCCGCATCTGGAAGAAGTTCGTGGACAAGGCGGAGCTGTCGGGCTTGCAGTCCGCGTTGCCGGTCATCTCCCACCGGCTGCTGATGGGACGCACGCTCGTCCACGTCTACAGCGAGGGTGCGCCGGACGGCTCCTTCTCTCCGGCGGTGCCGGACCTGGAGGACGCCTACTTCGCGACCATCAAGGGCCACCTGGCGCAGGACGCCGCTTCCGCTCCTCGCGTGGCCGTGGGCTGA